A single genomic interval of Anopheles marshallii chromosome 2, idAnoMarsDA_429_01, whole genome shotgun sequence harbors:
- the LOC128719789 gene encoding transcription factor MafK, giving the protein MPQEIKRERKNTQSMMRPKSIHWNEAPLSPCPIPDISDDELVSITVRDLNRTLKMRGLTREEIVRMKQRRRTLKNRGYAASCRIKRIEQKDELETEKSQEWRDMELMHEETGRLQDEADSLRNKYEALRKFAISKKIPLPPELDVL; this is encoded by the exons ATGCCCCAGGAAATAAAGCGCGAGCGGAAAAATACACAG TCAATGATGCGCCCGAAATCTATTCACTGGAATGAA GCACCCTTATCTCCCTGTCCCATTCCGGATATTAGTGACGATGAGCTGGTGTCTATAACAGTGCGCGATCTAAATCGCACGCTTAAAATGCGAGGGTTAACCCGCGAGGAAATTGTTCGCATGAAGCAACGGCGTCGTACGCTGAAAAACCGGGGATATGCTGCCAGTTGCCGCATCAAGCGCATTGAGCAGAAGGATGAATTGGAGACCGAAAAGTCACAAGAATGGCGTGATATGGAGCTAATGCACGAGGAAACTGGTCGATTGCAGGACGAGGCAGATTCGCTGCGGAACAAATATGAAGCATTGCGGAAATTTGCTATTTCGAAAAAGATACCACTACCACCAGAACTTGACGTGCTGTAA
- the LOC128707430 gene encoding origin recognition complex subunit 3 — MDATNSVSKGVFVFKNGATRAKGPRKVQHCNSFLDASTTNQLWFRMYKKHWQRTREMILKLQTSSYDKIINDLLKFIENSRTSNKYEGFLPTAALLTGINQTDHLSQFEKLADDIHNNTHSIVVLLQARDGTNLKQAIETIVEKCIESQRKDSCNEKRFRKNQLNLDVLQAWYLETQVNGETRPNLTIIVPDFELFNPVILQDLIIILDSYAAKLPFVLVFGVATDVSTIHNVLPYHVTSKIKISVFQSESSAGNLNKILNEVLLTPFSPLHLSGKVFKLLLDIFLFYDFSVNGFIEGFKYAFMDHYFQKSINALSAIINDEDELKTMINDLSPSELGQIRQLPSFRPYVESQQNPQDVVDLLTNDDHLKRSLAPMIMQVHNYWFTFYCAMHMLQTLVGDLPKAPLGKQMRELYCLCVASDVTLLPEFKECVQLLSFLSKDEMLQKVKQVLDVLLLWVNRNDQLSIKGCLVYDVAPLEEMANGLVLLSDELGAANHERILGEKQSDKPSCLLEPHMGRQELREKLLTAAKHSKSESAVSRAIGKIIDYCVKNIFQRYLRPATSQTVPLVELFLYNNSTYLRQHIVGTPRAAVHIALNNPQYYTQCDCCRLDESSCIVPSLPDLSIAYKLHLECGRMINLFDWLQAFRIIIDDNKNDETEQQVDPIIQARFTRVVAELQFLGFIKTSKTKTDHVTRLTW, encoded by the exons ATGGACGCTACGAATTCAGTTTCGAAG GGTGTATTTGTGTTTAAAAATGGAGCAACACGTGCGAAAGGACCCAGAAAGGTCCAACACTGCAACAGCTTTCTGGATGCAAGCACAACCAACCAGCTTTGGTTTCGCATGTACAAAAAACACTGGCAACGAACACGAGAGATGATTTTGAAGCTGCAAACAAGCAgctatgacaaaattattaatgatttgttaaagtttaTAGAAAATAGTCGAACGTCAAACAAATACGAAGGATTCCTTCCCACCGCAGCACTGCTGACAGGCATCAATCAAACAGATCATCTGTCCCAGTTCGAGAAGCTAGCAGACGATATCCACAACAACACTCACTCGATAGTGGTATTACTACAGGCCCGTGATGGCACAAACCTTAAGCAAGCCATCGAAACAATCGTCGAGAAGTGCATTGAGAGCCAACGCAAAGATAGCTGTAACGAAAAACGATTTCGTAAAAACCAGCTCAATCTAGACGTTTTACAGGCTTGGTACCTGGAAACGCAAGTGAATGGTGAAACAAGACCAAATCTTACCATTATTGTACCGGACTTTGAGTTGTTCAATCCCGTCATTCTGCAAGATCTGATAATCATTTTAGA TTCGTACGCTGCAAAGCTGCCATTTGTGCTGGTATTTGGAGTAGCAACTGatgtgtcaaccatccacaaTGTGCTACCGTATCATGTAACAAGCAAAATCAAGATATCTGTTTTCCAATCAGAATCATCTGCTGGTAATCTCAACAAAATCCTGAACGAGGTATTGTTGACACCGTTCAGCCCGCTCCATCTGTCAGGCAAAGTTTTCAAGCTGCTGTTGgatattttcttgttttacgATTTTTCTGTTAATGGATTCATCGAGGGCTTCAAATACGCCTTCATGGATCATTACTTTCAAAAGTCTATCAATGCATTAAGCGCAATTATCAACGATGAGGACGAGCTGAAAACAATGATCAATGATCTTTCGCCATCAGAATTGGGCCAAATACGGCAACTGCCTTCTTTTCGGCCATACGTGGAATCCCAACAAAACCCGCAGGATGTCGTAGATCTGCTTACCAACGACGATCACCTAAAGCGATCACTAGCGCCAATGATAATGCAGGTGCACAATTAttggtttactttttattgTGCCATGCATATGCTGCAAACACTAGTAGGCGATCTTCCAAAAGCACCATTGGGCAAGCAAATGCGTGAGCTGTATTGTCTATGTGTTGCTTCAGATGTGACATTACTGCCCGAATTCAAGGAATGTGTCCAGTTATTATCATTTCTCTCGAAAGATGAAATGCTGCAGAAGGTCAAACAGGTGCTGgatgtgctgttgttgtgggtGAATCGAAACGATCAATTGAGTATCAAAGGCTGTTTAGTGTACGACGTAGCGCCATTGGAAGAAATGGCAAACGGTTTGGTCCTATTGTCTGATGAACTAGGAGCCGCAAATCACGAACGAATCTTAGGGGAAAAGCAAAGCGACAAACCGTCATGTCTTCTCGAACCTCATATGGGACGGCAAGAACTGCGTGAAAAGTTACTTACGGctgcaaaacattccaaaagcGAGTCCGCTGTAAGCCGAGCTATTGGAAAGATAATCGATTACTgcgtaaaaaatatttttcaacgaTATCTCCGTCCTGCAACCAGCCAAACAGTGCCATTAGTGGAACTTTTTCtctacaacaacagcacctACCTTCGGCAGCACATTGTTGGTACTCCTAGAGCAGCGGTGCACATTGCCCTTAACAACCCTCAATACTACACACAATGTGATTGCTGCCGTCTTGATGAATCGTCGTGCATTGTTCCTTCTCTGCCGGATCTCTCAATAGCGTACAAACTGCATTTAGAATGTGGCCGAATGATAAATCTCTTCGATTGGCTTCAAGCTTTCCGCATAATTATCGATGATAACAAAAATGACGAAACGGAGCAGCAAGTTGATCCAATAATTCA GGCTCGTTTTACACGGGTAGTTGCAGAATTACAGTTTCTTGGCTTCATTAAAACATCCAAAACTAAAACAGATCATGTTACAAGACTTACATGgtaa
- the LOC128707817 gene encoding elongator complex protein 4, with protein MSGFVKRRRALNISGTRLSVHTGQSVTSSGNPSLDHVFGGGFPIGSIIGIEEDKHGSYSRVLSKYFLAEGIVNKHPLLVGTMEENPTQLIEKLPKPVEANTLAERGTEQEPETMRIAFRYNQLAPVDSEQKSSTALGHYFDLTKTITSTTILAQDITYWNGDEVPENYTGFVDSFKNPHFASLLSCIQRKASEQQFNSALDESSKNVLRICLNSIGSPLWYEQYFSDDFLRFIVLLKAIVRNTLSVCLITVPFHLFRHLDDIYLCNKVRNLFDFSFELEAFAGQMEEQANPVFKEYHGLLNITKIGPFNSLASFHPKTRDLAFKLKRSKFVIEKLHLPPDIADDESRTKNPVPTLSCAGGGMKSKLDF; from the exons ATGTCTGGGTTTGTAAAGCGTCGACGGGCTTTAAATATAAGCGGAACCCGGCTATCAGTGCACACGGGACAGTCGGTAACTTCTTCAGGAAACCCCTCACTGGACCATGTTTTTGGAGGTGGGTTTCCCATCGGTTCCATCATAGGTATCG AGGAAGACAAACATGGAAGCTATTCAAGGGTGTTATCGAAATATTTTCTCGCAGAAGGAATCGTAAACAAACATCCGCTGTTGGTTGGGACGATGGAAGAAAATCCAACACAGCTA ATCGAAAAATTACCTAAACCTGTTGAAGCTAATACATTGGCTGAAAGGGGCACCGAGCAAGAACCAGAAACCATGCGTATTGCTTTTCGATACAATCAGCTAGCTCCAGTAGATTCCGAACAGAAGTCATCCACAGCCCTTGGACACTATTTcgatctcaccaaaacaataACTTCCACCACGATACTTGCACAAGATATAACCTATTGGAACGGAGATGAAGTGCCAGAAAATTATACCGGATTCGTGGATTCATTCAAGAATCCACACTTCGCATCGCTTTTGTCCTGCATCCAGCGGAAAGCCAGTGAACAACAGTTTAATTCCGCTTTGGACGAGAGCTCAAAAAATGTGCTACGAATCTGTTTAAACTCAATCGGCTCCCCGTTGTGGTACGAGCAGTATTTTTCTGACGATTTTCTACGATTCATCGTCTTACTGAAAGCCATCGTACGAAACACGCTGTCGGTTTGTTTGATAACCGTTCCGTTCCATCTGTTCCGCCACCTGGACGACATTTACCTGTGCAACAAAGTGCGaaatttatttgacttttCCTTCGAGCTGGAAGCTTTTGCCGGACAAATGGAAGAACAAGCGAATCCTGTATTCAAAGAGTACCACGGCTTGTTGAACATTACCAAAATAGGACCATTTAATAGTTTGGCTTCCTTTCATCCTAAAACACGCGATCTAGCGTTCAAGCTGAAACGAAGCAAATTCGTAATAGAAAAGTTGCATCTTCCGCCGGATATTGCAGATGACGAAAGTCGCACTAAAAATCCTGTTCCGACACTTAGTTGCGCTGGTGGAGGAATGAAAAGCAAGCTTGATTTTTAG
- the LOC128708108 gene encoding CD151 antigen, which yields MKLSKVFNHKFVLASCNLIFMLCGITLLSTGFYLFTDSPRILLSRLLISASDQQRTPLSELEQPLFYYVAFALTTAGLVAIIASLLGCWATCMNTYCVLTMYFLIILALLVAEFGVCLMITAWPQCLGLNLNETAMVKSLQANYGVPGHEQFTAAMDLAQTIFECCAINTSINYDTSLWKLQSLGKKELTVPLTCCKLVNRFEITAYLDPVPVNLTLCQALQTQDYEKSRHLDGCLHKIEMWYREQYFLFLCAGLIVAVVEFCVLLSIILSCTKLPRKNHVTQMLRTHPLPNIPIPPVPANRRVRDNIYEHELPSPISIPTIRETYMQPKEYTKQRPELAFNNNSHYYQISKSYLV from the exons CTCTGTGGTATAACGCTGCTTTCCACAGGATTCTATCTGTTCACCGACTCCCCCCGGATTCTACTATCGCGATTGCTAATATCAGCATCCGATCAACAAAGGACGCCTCTGTCTGAGCTAGAGCAGCCGTTATTTTATTACGTTGCTTTCGCCCTCACCACCGCTGGACTAGTGGCTATTATTGCCTCTTTGCTAGGATGTTGGGCAACGTGCATGAATACCTATTGCGTATTAACGATG TACTTCCTGATCATCCTTGCGCTATTGGTAGCAGAATTTGGCGTATGTTTAATGATAACTGCATGGCCACAGTGTCTAGGCTTAAACCTCAACGAAACTGCAATGGTTAAATCTCTCCAAGCGAACTATGGAGTGCCTGGACATGAACAGTTTACCGCAGCGATGGATTTGGCGCAAACGATTTTCGAATGTTGTGCCATCAATACCAGCATCAACTATGACACATCGTTATGGAAGCTACAAAGTTTAGGCAAGAAAGAGTTGACCGTTCCTTTAACCTGCTGCAAGTTGGTGAATCGGTTCGAAATTACGGCGTACCTGGACCCGGTGCCGGTAAATTTGACGCTTTGTCAGGCACTACAAACGCAGGATTATGAAAAAAGTCGCCATCTGGAT GGTTGCCtgcataaaattgaaatgtgGTACCGTGAACaatattttctgtttctttgtgCTGGATTAATTGTAGCAGTGGTTGAATTTTGTGTTCTGCTTAGCATTATTTTGAGTTGTACAAAGCTACCGCGTAAGAACCATGTCACACAAATGTTGCGCACACATCCATTGCCGAACATACCAATCCCACCAGTACCAGCGAATCGTCGTGTACGGGACAACATTTACGAGCACGAACTGCCTTCACCCATTTCCATACCAACCATCCGGGAAACGTACATGCAACCAAAGGAGTACACCAAACAACGTCCAGAGCTGGCTTTTAATAACAACTCTCACTATTATCAGATCTCCAAGAGTTACCTAGTTTAG